The following coding sequences lie in one Paracidovorax avenae genomic window:
- a CDS encoding OmpH family outer membrane protein, with product MKSLSRHIPLVLLLGALGAAVPAQAQEFKAGFVNTDRIFREASTAKAAQAKLEQEFSKREKDLVDQGAALKAATEKFEREAPTMAESQRTARQRQLADQDRDFQRKRREFQDDLAARKNEELGQVLERANRAVKQVAEAEKYDVILQEAVYINPKHDITDKVIKALNAGAGASAK from the coding sequence ATGAAATCCCTTTCCCGCCATATTCCCCTGGTCCTTCTGCTCGGCGCGCTCGGCGCGGCCGTGCCCGCGCAGGCACAGGAGTTCAAGGCCGGTTTCGTGAACACCGACCGCATCTTCCGCGAAGCCAGCACGGCCAAGGCCGCACAGGCCAAGCTGGAGCAGGAATTCTCCAAGCGCGAGAAGGACCTCGTCGACCAGGGCGCTGCGCTCAAGGCCGCCACCGAGAAGTTCGAGCGCGAGGCCCCCACCATGGCCGAGAGCCAGCGCACGGCCCGCCAGCGCCAGCTGGCCGACCAGGACCGCGACTTCCAGCGCAAGCGCCGCGAATTCCAGGACGACCTGGCCGCGCGCAAGAACGAAGAACTGGGCCAGGTGCTGGAGCGCGCCAACCGCGCCGTCAAGCAGGTGGCCGAGGCCGAGAAGTACGACGTCATCCTGCAGGAAGCCGTCTACATCAACCCCAAGCACGACATCACCGACAAGGTGATCAAGGCGCTGAATGCAGGCGCGGGCGCCAGTGCGAAGTGA
- the lpxD gene encoding UDP-3-O-(3-hydroxymyristoyl)glucosamine N-acyltransferase: MSVRLRQIVEALGGTIEGGDGNVEILRIAPLDSAEPGDLAFLSNPRYRQQLAASRAACVIVAPAMREEALARGACIVAEDPYAYFARATQLWKRLHGRTPAAGVHPSAVVDPDAFVDPSARIGPLCVVERGAHIGAGTVLTSRITVGEGCRIGERCLLHPGVVIGADGFGFAPDGGAWTKIEQLGAVRIGDDVEIGANTCIDRGALDDTVIEDGVKLDNLVQIGHNVRIGRHTAVAGCTGVSGSTRIGAHCMIGGAAMILGHLEIADGVQVSPGTAITRSVLRPGLYSGMFPFDENAKWEKNAATLRQLHGLRARIMALEEQIRKDGPTAHIQ, encoded by the coding sequence GTGAGCGTGCGTCTCAGGCAGATTGTTGAGGCGCTGGGCGGAACGATCGAAGGGGGCGACGGCAACGTCGAGATTCTTCGCATCGCCCCGCTCGACTCGGCGGAACCGGGCGACCTGGCTTTCCTGAGCAATCCGCGCTATCGGCAACAACTGGCCGCCTCCCGGGCGGCCTGTGTCATTGTGGCGCCCGCGATGCGCGAGGAAGCGCTGGCGCGCGGCGCGTGCATCGTGGCGGAGGATCCGTACGCCTATTTCGCGCGGGCGACGCAGCTCTGGAAGCGCCTGCATGGCCGCACGCCCGCGGCAGGCGTCCATCCGTCTGCAGTGGTGGATCCGGACGCCTTCGTCGATCCCTCGGCGCGCATCGGCCCGCTCTGCGTGGTCGAGCGCGGCGCGCACATCGGCGCGGGCACGGTGCTGACCTCGCGCATCACGGTGGGCGAGGGTTGCCGCATCGGCGAGCGCTGCCTGCTGCACCCGGGCGTGGTGATCGGGGCGGACGGCTTCGGCTTCGCGCCCGACGGCGGCGCCTGGACCAAGATCGAGCAGCTCGGGGCGGTGCGCATCGGCGACGACGTGGAGATCGGCGCCAACACCTGCATCGACCGCGGCGCGCTGGACGACACCGTCATCGAGGATGGCGTCAAGCTCGACAACCTCGTGCAGATCGGCCACAACGTCCGCATCGGGCGGCACACGGCCGTGGCCGGCTGCACCGGCGTGTCCGGCAGCACGCGCATCGGCGCGCACTGCATGATCGGCGGCGCCGCCATGATCCTGGGGCACCTGGAGATCGCCGACGGCGTTCAGGTGTCTCCGGGCACGGCCATCACGCGGTCCGTCCTGCGGCCCGGGCTCTACTCCGGCATGTTTCCCTTCGACGAAAATGCGAAGTGGGAAAAGAACGCGGCCACGCTGCGCCAGCTCCACGGGCTGCGCGCGCGCATCATGGCCCTCGAAGAACAGATACGAAAAGACGGTCCCACCGCACACATCCAATGA
- the fabZ gene encoding 3-hydroxyacyl-ACP dehydratase FabZ translates to MMDIHQILKLLPHRYPFLLVDRVVELERGQRIQAIKNVTINEPFFTGHFPSRPVMPGVLMLEALAQAAGLLSFDMMGEAPGDDKVFYFVGIDGARFKRPVEPGDQLILDVKLDRIKGGIYKFAGVARVGDSTACEAEIMCTMRTVA, encoded by the coding sequence ATGATGGACATCCACCAAATCCTCAAGCTCCTGCCGCACCGCTATCCCTTCCTGCTGGTGGACCGCGTCGTCGAACTCGAAAGGGGCCAGCGCATCCAGGCGATCAAGAACGTCACGATCAACGAGCCGTTCTTCACGGGGCATTTCCCGAGCCGCCCGGTGATGCCCGGCGTGCTGATGCTCGAGGCGCTCGCGCAGGCGGCAGGCCTGCTGTCCTTCGACATGATGGGCGAGGCCCCGGGCGACGACAAGGTGTTCTATTTCGTCGGCATCGACGGCGCGCGCTTCAAGCGGCCCGTGGAGCCTGGCGACCAGCTCATCCTCGACGTGAAGCTCGACCGCATCAAGGGCGGCATCTACAAGTTCGCCGGCGTGGCGCGCGTGGGCGACAGCACCGCGTGCGAAGCCGAGATCATGTGCACCATGCGGACCGTCGCCTGA
- the lpxA gene encoding acyl-ACP--UDP-N-acetylglucosamine O-acyltransferase translates to MSSIHSTAIVDPGAELDSSVTVGPYAVIGPKVRIGAGTRVGPHCVIEGRTTIGRDNQIFQFASLGAVPQDKKYAGEDTCLEIGDRNTIREFCTFNLGVPGAGGITRVGDDNWIMAYCHIAHDCLVGNHTTLSNNTTLAGHVELGDWVTVGGLVGIHQFVKIGAHAMVGFASAVSQDVPPFMLVDGNPMGVRGFNIVGLKRRGFSADRLAAVKQMHRLLYRQGLTLEAAARAIEELPAEHPEAAGDIALLRDFIASSTRGIAR, encoded by the coding sequence ATGAGCAGCATCCATTCCACGGCCATCGTCGATCCGGGCGCCGAGCTGGACAGCTCGGTCACCGTCGGCCCCTATGCGGTCATCGGCCCCAAGGTGCGCATCGGGGCCGGGACCCGTGTCGGGCCGCACTGCGTGATCGAGGGCCGCACGACGATCGGGCGCGACAACCAGATCTTCCAGTTCGCCTCGCTCGGCGCGGTCCCCCAGGACAAGAAATATGCCGGGGAAGACACGTGCCTGGAGATCGGCGACCGCAACACGATCCGCGAGTTCTGCACCTTCAACCTCGGCGTGCCGGGCGCGGGGGGCATCACGCGCGTGGGCGACGACAACTGGATCATGGCCTACTGCCACATCGCGCACGACTGCCTGGTGGGCAACCACACCACGCTCTCGAACAACACCACGCTGGCCGGCCATGTCGAACTGGGCGACTGGGTGACCGTCGGCGGGCTGGTGGGCATCCACCAGTTCGTGAAGATCGGCGCGCATGCGATGGTCGGCTTCGCCTCGGCGGTGTCGCAGGACGTGCCGCCTTTCATGCTGGTCGATGGCAATCCGATGGGCGTGCGCGGCTTCAACATCGTCGGCCTGAAGCGCCGCGGCTTCTCCGCGGACCGCCTCGCCGCGGTCAAGCAGATGCATCGCCTGCTGTACCGCCAGGGGCTGACCCTGGAGGCGGCCGCCAGGGCGATCGAGGAGCTTCCGGCCGAGCACCCCGAGGCCGCGGGCGACATCGCCCTGCTGCGCGATTTCATCGCTTCCTCGACACGCGGCATCGCGCGCTGA
- the lpxB gene encoding lipid-A-disaccharide synthase: MQDAPRIAMVAGETSGDLLAGLLLDGLHAQWPAVSAQGIGGPQMERRGFHCLWPSERLAVHGYSVELVRRLWGIVRIRQQLRSRLLAERPDLFIGVDAPDFNLGLEADLRAAGIRTVHFVCPSIWAWRAERVHKIRRSADHVLCIFPFEPGLLARHGIDATYVGHPLAQVIPMEPDRLAARAQLGLGADDEVLAILPGSRSAEVAYIARPFFQAAALLRQARPGLKMVVPAVPALRARIEQIAAECGMRDALQITAGQSHAVLAACDCTLIASGTATLEAALFKRPMVIAYHMHPISWRLMRRKQLQPWVGLPNILCGDFVVPELLQDAATPQALATAVMQWLDAPAGQRDALARRFTALHEELRRDTPRLAADAIQKILAAR, encoded by the coding sequence ATGCAAGACGCCCCGCGCATCGCGATGGTGGCCGGCGAGACGTCCGGCGACCTGCTCGCCGGCCTGCTCCTGGACGGCCTGCATGCGCAGTGGCCGGCGGTGTCCGCGCAGGGTATCGGCGGGCCGCAGATGGAGCGCCGGGGTTTCCATTGCCTGTGGCCGAGCGAGCGCCTCGCGGTGCATGGCTACAGCGTCGAACTGGTGCGCCGCCTCTGGGGCATCGTGCGCATCCGCCAGCAATTGCGCAGCCGCCTGCTGGCGGAGCGGCCCGACCTGTTCATCGGCGTCGATGCCCCGGATTTCAACCTGGGCCTGGAGGCCGACCTGCGCGCCGCCGGTATCAGGACCGTGCATTTCGTCTGCCCCTCCATCTGGGCCTGGCGCGCGGAACGCGTCCACAAGATCCGCCGCAGCGCCGACCATGTGCTGTGCATCTTCCCTTTCGAGCCCGGGCTGCTGGCGCGCCATGGCATCGATGCGACCTACGTGGGCCATCCGCTGGCGCAGGTCATTCCGATGGAACCCGACCGCCTCGCGGCCCGCGCGCAGCTGGGACTGGGGGCGGACGACGAGGTGCTGGCCATCCTGCCCGGCAGCCGTTCCGCGGAAGTCGCCTATATCGCCCGGCCGTTCTTCCAGGCGGCGGCGCTGCTGCGACAGGCGCGGCCCGGCCTGAAGATGGTGGTGCCGGCAGTGCCGGCGCTGCGCGCGCGCATCGAGCAGATCGCCGCCGAGTGCGGCATGCGCGATGCGCTGCAGATCACGGCCGGCCAGTCCCACGCCGTGCTGGCGGCCTGCGACTGCACGCTGATCGCCAGCGGGACCGCGACGCTGGAGGCCGCGCTGTTCAAGCGGCCCATGGTCATCGCCTACCACATGCACCCCATCAGCTGGCGCCTGATGCGCCGCAAGCAGCTGCAGCCCTGGGTGGGGCTGCCCAACATCCTGTGCGGCGATTTCGTGGTGCCCGAGCTGCTGCAGGACGCAGCCACGCCGCAGGCCCTGGCCACGGCCGTGATGCAGTGGCTGGACGCACCTGCCGGCCAGCGCGACGCGCTGGCGCGGCGCTTCACCGCGCTGCACGAGGAACTGCGCCGCGATACCCCGAGATTGGCCGCCGATGCGATCCAGAAAATCCTTGCCGCGCGTTGA
- the rnhB gene encoding ribonuclease HII, with translation MRSRKSLPRVEQAHLPWHPPGLVAGVDEAGRGPLAGPVVAAAVILDELQPIEGLADSKTLTAARREALFDEIRAKALCCSVAEASVEEIDTLNILQATMLAMRRAVAGLRLKPVRVLVDGNRLPPLDVPAEAIVKGDALVQAISAASILAKVTRDRWCAQLHQAYPHYGFASHKGYGTAEHMAALQAHGACPEHRRSFAPVAAAVQRTVVMQATATIVTTVETTVSVRPAVPRPAEGLHA, from the coding sequence ATGCGATCCAGAAAATCCTTGCCGCGCGTTGAGCAGGCCCATCTGCCATGGCATCCGCCGGGGCTCGTCGCGGGCGTGGACGAGGCGGGCCGCGGACCGCTGGCCGGACCCGTGGTCGCCGCGGCCGTCATCCTGGACGAACTGCAGCCCATCGAAGGCCTGGCGGACTCCAAGACCCTCACCGCCGCCCGCCGCGAGGCGCTGTTCGACGAGATCCGCGCCAAGGCGCTGTGCTGCAGCGTGGCCGAGGCCTCGGTGGAAGAGATCGATACGCTGAACATCCTGCAGGCCACCATGCTGGCGATGCGCCGCGCCGTGGCCGGCCTGCGGCTCAAGCCGGTGCGCGTGCTCGTGGACGGCAACCGCCTGCCGCCGCTCGATGTACCCGCCGAGGCCATCGTCAAGGGCGACGCGCTGGTGCAGGCCATCTCGGCTGCTTCCATCCTGGCCAAGGTCACGCGCGACCGCTGGTGCGCGCAACTGCACCAGGCCTATCCACACTACGGTTTCGCCTCGCACAAGGGCTACGGCACGGCGGAGCACATGGCGGCCCTGCAGGCCCATGGCGCATGCCCGGAACACCGCCGCTCCTTCGCACCGGTCGCGGCAGCGGTGCAGCGCACCGTGGTCATGCAGGCCACCGCCACCATCGTGACCACCGTGGAAACCACCGTGTCCGTGCGCCCTGCGGTGCCCCGGCCCGCGGAAGGGCTGCACGCATGA
- a CDS encoding TrmH family RNA methyltransferase produces the protein MTTGPTFIQSRDNTFVKDLRRLAQDSGAYRRQGRVWLEGDHLCRAALERGVQPAIGVYAESAWPEWERAWGGAAARNVVLADALWADVSGLESPARMGFVVPAPEAPVLQAGLPTVVLDRLQDAGNVGSILRSASAFGFRQVAALKGTAGLWSPKVLRAGMGAHFALHLVEGLAVDDIDALDLPLLATSSHGGDLLHRARLPWPCGWILGHEGQGVSEALQQRATHLIRIAQPGGEESLNVGAAAAICLHASAAHADSSE, from the coding sequence ATGACCACCGGGCCGACCTTCATCCAGTCGCGCGACAACACCTTCGTGAAGGACCTGCGGCGGCTGGCGCAGGACAGCGGCGCCTACCGCCGCCAGGGCCGCGTCTGGCTCGAGGGCGACCATCTCTGCCGTGCCGCACTGGAGCGCGGCGTGCAGCCGGCCATCGGCGTCTATGCCGAATCCGCCTGGCCGGAGTGGGAGCGTGCATGGGGAGGCGCCGCCGCACGCAACGTGGTGCTCGCCGATGCGCTCTGGGCCGACGTGAGCGGCCTCGAGTCGCCGGCGCGCATGGGATTCGTGGTGCCCGCGCCCGAGGCGCCGGTGCTGCAGGCCGGCCTGCCGACCGTGGTGCTGGACCGGCTGCAGGACGCCGGAAACGTGGGGTCCATCCTGCGCAGCGCCTCGGCTTTCGGCTTCCGCCAGGTGGCCGCCCTGAAAGGCACGGCGGGCCTCTGGAGCCCCAAGGTGCTGCGGGCGGGCATGGGCGCGCACTTCGCGCTGCACCTGGTGGAGGGGCTGGCGGTGGACGACATCGACGCGCTGGACCTGCCGCTGCTGGCCACGAGTTCGCACGGCGGCGACCTGCTGCACCGCGCGCGCCTGCCCTGGCCCTGCGGCTGGATCCTGGGCCATGAAGGGCAAGGCGTGTCGGAGGCACTGCAGCAGCGTGCCACGCACCTGATCCGTATCGCGCAGCCGGGGGGCGAGGAATCGCTCAACGTGGGCGCGGCGGCGGCCATCTGCCTGCACGCGAGCGCGGCGCACGCGGATTCCTCAGAATAA
- a CDS encoding CaiB/BaiF CoA transferase family protein, with product MTDTAGTGALAGIRVLDLSRILGGPYCGQILGDHGADVLKVEPPEGDDTRTWGPPFQGGVASYYMGLNRNKRVQHLDLSSEEGRGRLLELAAQADVLVENFKSGTMERWGIGYGELSRRFPRLVWCRVSGFGSDGPLGGLPGYDAAVQAMAGIMSVNGESGGGALRVGLPVVDMVTGLHAVIGVLLALQERQRSGRGQLVEAALYDSGLSLLHPHAANWFMDGRVPGRSGNAHPNIYPYDTLRTASEPVFVTVGNDRQFAAFCRCIGRPELADDPRFARAGDRSRHRSELKPLLEDATQALQAAPLVERLMAAGVPAAPVLNVDAALEHPHTAHRKMVVEMDSGYRGLGSPVALGRTPATYRHPPLTAGDAFLPRDA from the coding sequence TTGACTGATACAGCAGGCACCGGCGCACTGGCCGGCATCCGGGTGCTCGATCTCTCGCGCATCCTCGGCGGGCCGTACTGCGGCCAGATCCTGGGCGACCACGGTGCCGACGTGCTCAAGGTGGAGCCGCCCGAGGGAGACGATACGCGCACCTGGGGCCCGCCGTTCCAGGGCGGCGTGGCGTCGTACTACATGGGACTGAACCGCAACAAGCGGGTGCAGCACCTCGATCTGTCGAGCGAGGAAGGCCGGGGCCGCCTGCTCGAGCTGGCCGCACAGGCCGACGTGCTCGTGGAGAATTTCAAGTCCGGCACGATGGAGCGCTGGGGCATCGGATATGGCGAGCTGTCGCGGCGGTTTCCGCGCCTGGTCTGGTGCCGCGTGAGCGGCTTCGGCAGCGACGGCCCGCTGGGCGGACTGCCGGGCTACGACGCAGCGGTGCAGGCCATGGCCGGCATCATGAGCGTCAACGGCGAATCGGGCGGCGGCGCGCTGCGCGTCGGCCTGCCGGTGGTGGACATGGTGACGGGGCTGCATGCCGTCATCGGCGTGCTGCTCGCCCTGCAGGAGCGCCAGCGCAGCGGCCGGGGCCAGCTCGTGGAGGCGGCACTCTACGACAGCGGCCTCTCGCTGCTGCATCCGCATGCGGCGAACTGGTTCATGGATGGACGCGTACCGGGCCGCAGCGGCAATGCCCATCCCAACATCTATCCGTACGATACGCTGCGCACCGCCAGCGAGCCGGTCTTCGTCACGGTGGGCAACGACCGCCAGTTCGCGGCCTTCTGCCGCTGCATAGGCCGTCCGGAGCTGGCGGACGATCCGCGCTTCGCGCGGGCGGGGGACCGGTCGCGCCACCGCTCGGAACTGAAGCCCCTGCTGGAGGACGCGACGCAAGCCCTGCAGGCCGCCCCGCTGGTAGAACGGCTGATGGCCGCCGGCGTGCCGGCGGCTCCCGTGCTGAACGTGGACGCGGCGCTGGAGCATCCGCACACCGCGCACCGGAAGATGGTGGTCGAGATGGATTCCGGTTACCGCGGCCTGGGAAGTCCGGTGGCGTTGGGCCGGACCCCGGCCACCTACCGGCATCCGCCGCTCACGGCGGGAGATGCTTTCCTGCCCCGCGATGCATAG
- a CDS encoding Bug family tripartite tricarboxylate transporter substrate binding protein, with protein MKKRTLMSAACALLAASFLAPAVAADAFPAKPITLVIPYPPGGPTDAMARTLAAEIKDRIGQPMIVENRAGANGNIGAEYVARAEPDGYTLMFGTSGPLAINASLYARPGYDPVKSYAPVIRVGYLPNILVVHPSVPARNVQELVAYGRAHPGKLAYASSGSGASSHLAGVLFNSVAGTDFLHIPYKGTGPALNDLLGGQVAMSFTDVLTAQPYVKAGKLRALGVTTSKRSQALPDVPTVAEQGYPGYDVSVFFGVVAPAGTPADRIALLNKAFAEALSTAKVKTLFASQGLEAAADTRPQALGRFIADEMAKWAQVVHQSGVRLD; from the coding sequence ATGAAGAAACGCACCCTGATGTCCGCCGCCTGCGCCCTGCTGGCGGCCTCTTTCCTGGCGCCCGCGGTCGCTGCGGACGCCTTCCCGGCCAAGCCGATCACCCTGGTGATCCCCTACCCGCCCGGCGGGCCGACCGATGCCATGGCGCGCACCCTGGCCGCGGAGATCAAGGACCGTATCGGCCAGCCCATGATCGTGGAGAACCGCGCCGGAGCCAACGGCAACATCGGCGCCGAATACGTCGCGCGGGCGGAACCCGACGGCTACACGCTCATGTTCGGCACGTCGGGCCCGCTGGCCATCAATGCCAGCCTCTACGCCAGACCCGGGTACGACCCGGTCAAGAGCTATGCGCCCGTGATCCGGGTGGGCTACCTGCCCAACATCCTGGTGGTGCATCCCAGCGTGCCGGCGCGCAACGTGCAGGAACTCGTGGCCTACGGTCGCGCCCACCCGGGCAAGCTGGCGTACGCCTCCTCGGGCAGCGGCGCATCGTCGCACCTGGCAGGGGTGCTGTTCAACTCCGTGGCGGGGACCGACTTCCTGCACATCCCCTACAAGGGCACCGGACCCGCGCTCAATGATCTGCTGGGGGGCCAGGTCGCCATGAGCTTCACCGACGTGCTGACTGCCCAGCCCTACGTGAAAGCCGGCAAATTGCGCGCGCTGGGGGTGACGACCTCGAAGCGCTCGCAGGCCCTGCCCGACGTACCCACGGTGGCCGAACAGGGCTATCCGGGCTACGACGTCAGCGTGTTCTTCGGCGTGGTGGCTCCCGCAGGTACGCCGGCCGACCGCATCGCCCTCCTCAACAAGGCATTCGCCGAAGCCCTCTCCACCGCCAAGGTCAAGACGCTATTCGCCTCGCAGGGGCTGGAAGCCGCAGCCGATACACGCCCGCAGGCGCTGGGGCGCTTCATCGCCGACGAGATGGCCAAGTGGGCGCAGGTGGTCCACCAGTCGGGAGTCCGCCTTGACTGA
- a CDS encoding acyl-CoA dehydrogenase family protein — protein sequence MPQPFRAADSHPVPDGHGRNLFDTDTELHSLLALYLPDALYTHMRPHFERLGGLAGGLLDDLAGTADRNPPVLEHRTRTGLDVQRIVKHPAYVEMERLALSEFGLGAMSHREETLGWQGPMPALVKYVLTYLFVQAEFGLCCPVSMTDSLTRTLRRFGSPELLARYLPALTSLDFDELAQGAMFMTEQGAGSDIAATATRATPAADGSWRLTGDKWFCSNPDAGFAMVLARIDGAPEGLKGVSLFLLPRRLEDGSLNHYRIVRLKDKLGTRSMASGEIQLAGAVAHLVGEEGRGFVQMADMVNNSRLSNGVRAAGLMRRAVSEAEFVASERRAFGRALQDMPLMRRQLDKLRVPAEQARTMVFQTARALARSDAGEKDAYALLRILTPLIKFRACRDARKVTGDAMEVRGGCGYIEEFSDARLVRDAHLGSIWEGTSNIVALDVLRAIRREGSLPVLSAHNAALLEDAALPPAFAAALAHSFKRACALAEAALQDDGGEVLARQAASALYHCTSAIAMAWEAARTGSAARMHWARMALWHRVLPRDPLRPDVPPAEWQDRSGTAREAAATA from the coding sequence ATGCCGCAGCCTTTCCGGGCGGCCGATTCCCATCCGGTTCCGGATGGCCACGGCCGCAATCTGTTCGACACCGACACCGAACTGCACTCCCTGCTGGCGCTCTATCTGCCGGACGCGCTCTATACCCACATGCGGCCGCACTTCGAGCGGCTGGGCGGTCTCGCGGGGGGCCTGCTGGACGACCTGGCCGGCACCGCCGACCGGAATCCCCCGGTGCTCGAGCACCGGACGCGCACCGGCCTCGACGTCCAGCGCATCGTCAAGCATCCGGCCTACGTGGAGATGGAACGGCTGGCGCTCAGCGAGTTCGGCCTCGGGGCCATGTCCCACCGCGAGGAAACGCTGGGCTGGCAGGGCCCCATGCCGGCGCTGGTCAAGTACGTCCTGACCTATCTCTTCGTGCAGGCCGAGTTCGGCCTGTGCTGCCCGGTCTCCATGACCGACTCGCTGACGCGCACGCTGCGCAGGTTCGGCAGCCCGGAACTGCTGGCCCGCTATCTGCCGGCCCTCACGTCGCTCGATTTCGACGAACTGGCGCAGGGCGCCATGTTCATGACCGAACAGGGTGCCGGCTCCGACATCGCCGCCACCGCCACGCGGGCCACGCCCGCCGCGGACGGCAGCTGGCGCCTCACCGGAGACAAGTGGTTCTGCTCGAACCCCGACGCCGGGTTCGCGATGGTGCTGGCCCGCATCGACGGGGCACCGGAGGGCCTGAAGGGGGTCTCGCTCTTCCTGCTGCCGCGCCGCCTGGAGGACGGGAGCCTCAACCATTACCGCATCGTCCGGTTGAAAGACAAGCTGGGCACGCGCTCCATGGCCAGCGGCGAGATCCAGCTCGCGGGCGCGGTGGCCCATCTCGTGGGCGAGGAGGGCCGGGGCTTCGTGCAGATGGCCGACATGGTGAACAACTCGCGCCTGTCCAACGGCGTGCGCGCCGCGGGGCTGATGCGGCGGGCGGTCTCCGAAGCCGAATTCGTCGCATCCGAGCGCCGTGCCTTCGGCCGTGCACTGCAGGACATGCCGCTCATGCGCCGCCAGCTCGACAAGCTGCGCGTGCCGGCGGAGCAGGCCCGGACCATGGTGTTCCAGACCGCCCGTGCGCTCGCACGCTCGGACGCGGGCGAGAAGGATGCCTATGCCCTGCTGCGCATCCTCACGCCGCTCATCAAGTTCCGAGCGTGCCGCGACGCGCGCAAGGTGACCGGAGATGCGATGGAAGTGCGCGGCGGCTGCGGCTACATCGAGGAGTTCAGCGACGCGCGCCTGGTGCGCGACGCGCACCTGGGCTCGATCTGGGAAGGCACGAGCAACATCGTCGCGCTGGACGTTCTGCGCGCCATCCGCCGCGAAGGCTCGCTGCCCGTGCTGTCCGCCCACAACGCCGCGCTGCTGGAGGATGCCGCACTGCCCCCGGCCTTCGCCGCCGCCCTGGCCCACAGCTTCAAGCGCGCCTGCGCACTGGCCGAAGCCGCGCTGCAGGACGACGGCGGCGAGGTGCTGGCCCGCCAGGCCGCGTCCGCGCTCTACCACTGCACCAGCGCCATCGCCATGGCCTGGGAGGCGGCCAGGACCGGATCGGCAGCGCGGATGCACTGGGCCCGGATGGCGCTGTGGCACCGCGTGCTGCCGCGCGATCCGCTGCGGCCCGACGTGCCGCCAGCCGAATGGCAGGACCGCAGCGGCACGGCACGGGAGGCCGCCGCGACGGCCTGA